The proteins below are encoded in one region of Metabacillus dongyingensis:
- a CDS encoding DUF4395 domain-containing protein: MNTIPKPLVLTNQWFIVLSVAAAWVSGSGWFLLIPLIPGLMGLLFKFNPIMKTAKLFLRKKPSEYIPEDFEQQQFNQMIAVICLSLGFLGYMMNWMTLAYIFTAMVALAAFVAILGFCVGCFIRFQWQQYRYRRLSK, translated from the coding sequence GTGAATACGATTCCTAAACCTCTTGTATTAACGAATCAATGGTTTATTGTGTTATCTGTCGCAGCCGCTTGGGTTTCAGGATCCGGCTGGTTTCTTCTTATACCTCTTATTCCAGGATTAATGGGGCTTCTTTTTAAATTTAACCCTATTATGAAGACGGCAAAGCTCTTTTTAAGAAAAAAGCCTTCGGAATACATTCCCGAGGATTTCGAACAGCAGCAGTTCAATCAGATGATTGCAGTCATCTGTCTTAGTCTTGGTTTTCTTGGTTATATGATGAACTGGATGACTCTGGCTTATATCTTTACCGCTATGGTCGCGCTAGCTGCATTCGTTGCCATATTAGGCTTTTGTGTTGGCTGCTTTATTCGTTTTCAGTGGCAGCAATACCGATACCGCAGGCTTTCAAAGTAG